Genomic DNA from Mycobacterium stomatepiae:
GTCCGCGACGACGATCCCTATCTCCAGGTGGTGCTGCAGCGACGCGTGCCGGTGGTGGTGGTCGACCAGCCCAAGGACTTGTCCGGGGTGTCGCGGGTGGGGATCGACGACCGGGCGGCGATGCGCGAAATCGCCGAATACATGCTGGGTTTGGGGCATCGCGAGATCGGGCTGCTGACGATGCGGCTGGGGCGGGACCGCCGCCAGGACCTGGCCGACGCCGAGCGGCTGCGCTCGCAGACCTTCGACGTGCAGCGCGAACGCATCGCCGGCGTGTGGGACGCCATGCGGGCGGCCGGGGTGGACCCGGACTCGCTGACCGTGGTGGAGAGCTACGAGCATCTGCCGACCTCGGGAGGTGAGGCGGCCAAGGTGGCGCTGGAGGCCAATCCGCGGATCACCGCATTGATGTGCACCGCAGACATTTTGGCGCTGTCAGCGATGGATTACCTTCGGGCACATGGCATTTACGTGCCCGGTCAGATCAGCGTCACCGGATTCGACGGTGTGCCCGAGGCGATCAGCCGCGGATTGACGACGGTGTCGCAGCCCAGCCTGCGCAAGGGCCACCGAGCCGGGGAACTGCTGCTCAACCCGCCGCGGTCCGGCCTGCCGGTGGTCGAGCTGCTGGACACCGAGCTGATCCGGGGGCGCACCTCCGGTCCGCCGGTCTAGCCAGCCGACTCCGTGTCGCCGATCAGCAACCGCACGGCCAGATCCAGCCGCTTGCTGACGTCGGTCGCCGAGGCGCGACGGGTCAGCCAGGCCAGCAGGTTGGACAGCCACACATCGGAGATCACCCGGGCGATGTGGTACTGGTCCTCGGTCGGTTCGCCGTCGCTCATCGCGCGGGCGAACATGCTGTCGATCAGCTTTTCTACCTGGTCGACCTCACTGGCCGCCGAGGCGTCGGCGAACACGTACGCGCGGGCCATCGCCTCGGTGAGTAGCGGGTTGCGCTGCATCGCCCGGTTGAGCTTGCCGACCATGAAATTCAGCCGCTGGAACGGCGTGCCACCCGCCATCGCGGAACGGTCGGTCTTCGCGTCGATGCGGCTGAACTCCCGGCCCAGGGCCGACACCAGCAGGTGCACCTTCGAGGGGAAATACCGGTACAGCGTCCCCACCGCCACGTCCGCTCGATCCGCGACCGCGCGCATCTGAACTGCCTCGTAGCCACCCTTCGACGCGATGGCCATCGTGGCGTCCAGGATGCGCTTGCGACGCTCGCGTTGTGCCTCCGAGCCCAACTCGGATTCAGCCAGTACCGCCACGTTCAAGACCTCGCGCGGCTGCGAGTCGGATACGTGGCCCGAGTTAAGGTTCGCTGACGACATCTGACGGGTTGCTCCTCTTTCGGGTGGTTCGTTCGCAAA
This window encodes:
- a CDS encoding LacI family DNA-binding transcriptional regulator: MSPTPRRRATLASLAAELKVSRTTISNAFNRPDQLSPDLRERVLATAKRLGYAGPDPLARSLRTRKAGAVGLLMAEPLTYFFSDPAARDFVTGVAQSCEEQGQGLLLVAVGPSRSPEDGEAAVLSAGVDGFVVYSVRDDDPYLQVVLQRRVPVVVVDQPKDLSGVSRVGIDDRAAMREIAEYMLGLGHREIGLLTMRLGRDRRQDLADAERLRSQTFDVQRERIAGVWDAMRAAGVDPDSLTVVESYEHLPTSGGEAAKVALEANPRITALMCTADILALSAMDYLRAHGIYVPGQISVTGFDGVPEAISRGLTTVSQPSLRKGHRAGELLLNPPRSGLPVVELLDTELIRGRTSGPPV
- the kstR gene encoding cholesterol catabolism transcriptional regulator KstR yields the protein MAVLAESELGSEAQRERRKRILDATMAIASKGGYEAVQMRAVADRADVAVGTLYRYFPSKVHLLVSALGREFSRIDAKTDRSAMAGGTPFQRLNFMVGKLNRAMQRNPLLTEAMARAYVFADASAASEVDQVEKLIDSMFARAMSDGEPTEDQYHIARVISDVWLSNLLAWLTRRASATDVSKRLDLAVRLLIGDTESAG